Proteins co-encoded in one Zalophus californianus isolate mZalCal1 chromosome 9, mZalCal1.pri.v2, whole genome shotgun sequence genomic window:
- the MYL6 gene encoding myosin light polypeptide 6 isoform X3, with the protein MCDFTEDQTAEFKEAFQLFDRTGDGKILYSQCGDVMRALGQNPTNAEVLKVLGNPKSDEMNVKVLDFEHFLPMLQTVAKNKDQGTYEDYVEGLRVFDKEGNGTVMGAEIRHVLVTLGEKMTEEEVEMLVAGHEDSNGCINYEELVRMVLNG; encoded by the exons ATG TGTGACTTCACCGAGGACCAGACTGCAG AGTTCAAGGAGGCCTTTCAGCTGTTTGACCGGACAGGGGATGGCAAGATCCTGTACAGCCAGTGTGGGGACGTGATGAGGGCCCTGGGCCAGAACCCCACCAACGCCGAGGTGCTCAAGGTCCTGGGGAATCCCAAGAGCGATG AGATGAATGTGAAGGTGCTGGACTTTGAACACTTCCTGCCCATGCTGCAGACTGTGGCCAAGAACAAGGACCAGGGCACCTACGAGGACTACGTCGAAGGCCTTCGGGTGTTTGACAAGGAAGGGAATGGCACGGTCATGGGTGCTGAAATCCGGCATGTTCTTGTCACCCTGG GTGAGAAGATGACGGAGGAAGAAGTAGAGATGCTGGTGGCAGGGCACGAGGACAGCAATGGTTGTATCAACTATGAAG AGCTCGTCCGTATGGTGCTGAATGGCTGA
- the MYL6 gene encoding myosin light polypeptide 6 isoform X1: protein MLTAPLFSEQCDFTEDQTAEFKEAFQLFDRTGDGKILYSQCGDVMRALGQNPTNAEVLKVLGNPKSDEMNVKVLDFEHFLPMLQTVAKNKDQGTYEDYVEGLRVFDKEGNGTVMGAEIRHVLVTLGEKMTEEEVEMLVAGHEDSNGCINYEELVRMVLNG from the exons ATGCTGACTGCTCCCCTCTTCTCTGAGCAGTGTGACTTCACCGAGGACCAGACTGCAG AGTTCAAGGAGGCCTTTCAGCTGTTTGACCGGACAGGGGATGGCAAGATCCTGTACAGCCAGTGTGGGGACGTGATGAGGGCCCTGGGCCAGAACCCCACCAACGCCGAGGTGCTCAAGGTCCTGGGGAATCCCAAGAGCGATG AGATGAATGTGAAGGTGCTGGACTTTGAACACTTCCTGCCCATGCTGCAGACTGTGGCCAAGAACAAGGACCAGGGCACCTACGAGGACTACGTCGAAGGCCTTCGGGTGTTTGACAAGGAAGGGAATGGCACGGTCATGGGTGCTGAAATCCGGCATGTTCTTGTCACCCTGG GTGAGAAGATGACGGAGGAAGAAGTAGAGATGCTGGTGGCAGGGCACGAGGACAGCAATGGTTGTATCAACTATGAAG AGCTCGTCCGTATGGTGCTGAATGGCTGA
- the MYL6 gene encoding myosin light polypeptide 6 isoform X4 — translation MCDFTEDQTAEFKEAFQLFDRTGDGKILYSQCGDVMRALGQNPTNAEVLKVLGNPKSDEMNVKVLDFEHFLPMLQTVAKNKDQGTYEDYVEGLRVFDKEGNGTVMGAEIRHVLVTLGEKMTEEEVEMLVAGHEDSNGCINYEAFVRHILSG, via the exons ATG TGTGACTTCACCGAGGACCAGACTGCAG AGTTCAAGGAGGCCTTTCAGCTGTTTGACCGGACAGGGGATGGCAAGATCCTGTACAGCCAGTGTGGGGACGTGATGAGGGCCCTGGGCCAGAACCCCACCAACGCCGAGGTGCTCAAGGTCCTGGGGAATCCCAAGAGCGATG AGATGAATGTGAAGGTGCTGGACTTTGAACACTTCCTGCCCATGCTGCAGACTGTGGCCAAGAACAAGGACCAGGGCACCTACGAGGACTACGTCGAAGGCCTTCGGGTGTTTGACAAGGAAGGGAATGGCACGGTCATGGGTGCTGAAATCCGGCATGTTCTTGTCACCCTGG GTGAGAAGATGACGGAGGAAGAAGTAGAGATGCTGGTGGCAGGGCACGAGGACAGCAATGGTTGTATCAACTATGAAG CATTTGTGAGGCATATCCTGTCGGGGTGA
- the MYL6 gene encoding myosin light polypeptide 6 isoform X2, producing MLTAPLFSEQCDFTEDQTAEFKEAFQLFDRTGDGKILYSQCGDVMRALGQNPTNAEVLKVLGNPKSDEMNVKVLDFEHFLPMLQTVAKNKDQGTYEDYVEGLRVFDKEGNGTVMGAEIRHVLVTLGEKMTEEEVEMLVAGHEDSNGCINYEAFVRHILSG from the exons ATGCTGACTGCTCCCCTCTTCTCTGAGCAGTGTGACTTCACCGAGGACCAGACTGCAG AGTTCAAGGAGGCCTTTCAGCTGTTTGACCGGACAGGGGATGGCAAGATCCTGTACAGCCAGTGTGGGGACGTGATGAGGGCCCTGGGCCAGAACCCCACCAACGCCGAGGTGCTCAAGGTCCTGGGGAATCCCAAGAGCGATG AGATGAATGTGAAGGTGCTGGACTTTGAACACTTCCTGCCCATGCTGCAGACTGTGGCCAAGAACAAGGACCAGGGCACCTACGAGGACTACGTCGAAGGCCTTCGGGTGTTTGACAAGGAAGGGAATGGCACGGTCATGGGTGCTGAAATCCGGCATGTTCTTGTCACCCTGG GTGAGAAGATGACGGAGGAAGAAGTAGAGATGCTGGTGGCAGGGCACGAGGACAGCAATGGTTGTATCAACTATGAAG CATTTGTGAGGCATATCCTGTCGGGGTGA
- the MYL6B gene encoding myosin light chain 6B produces the protein MPPKKDVPMKKPAGPSVAKPAAKPAAGAPPAKTKAEPAPAAPPAPQKTQEPPIDLSKVVIEFNKDQLEEFKEAFELFDRVGDGKILYGQCGDVMRALGQNPTNAEVLRVLGNPKSDELKSRRVDFETFLPMLQAVAKNRDQGTYEDYLEGLRVFDKEGNGKVMGAELRHVLTTLGEKMTEEEVETVLAGHEDSNGCINYEAFLKHILSV, from the exons ATGCCTCCCAAGAAGGATGTTCCCATGAAGAAACCAGCAGGACCCTCTGTTGCCAAGCCTGCTGCCAAACCAGCAGCAGGGGCCCCTCCAGCCAAGACCAAGGCTgagccagctccagctgcccccCCTGCCCCTCAGAAAACCCAGGAGCCCCCCATCGATCTCTCCAAAGTGGTG ATCGAGTTTAACAAGGACCAGCTGGAGG AGTTCAAGGAGGCCTTTGAGCTGTTTGATCGAGTAGGGGATGGCAAGATCCTGTACGGTCAGTGTGGGGACGTGATGAGGGCCCTGGGCCAGAACCCCACCAACGCCGAGgtgctcagggtcctggggaacCCCAAGAGTGATG AGCTGAAGTCCCGGCGTGTGGACTTTGAGACTTTCCTGCCCATGCTCCAGGCCGTAGCCAAAAACCGGGACCAAGGCACATATGAGGACTACCTGGAGGGGCTTCGGGTGTTTGACAAAGAGGGGAACGGCAAAGTCATGGGAGCAGAGCTCAGACATGTCCTCACCACCCTGG GAGAGAAGATGACTGAAGAGGAGGTGGAGACTGTTCTGGCAGGACACGAGGACAGCAATGGCTGCATCAACTATGAAG CCTTCCTGAAGCACATCCTAAGCGTCTGA